Proteins found in one Choloepus didactylus isolate mChoDid1 chromosome 3, mChoDid1.pri, whole genome shotgun sequence genomic segment:
- the LOC119530613 gene encoding 60S ribosomal protein L31-like has protein sequence MAPIKKGGKKKKKKSYSAINEGRRNIINVHQHIHGVAFKKTHGLSRDQKVAMKEMRMPDASIHTRFNKAVWVTVVRNVPCSIHVQLSRKCNEEKESPHKFYTLVTYVLGTVFKNLQIVNVDEN, from the exons ATGGCTCCTATAAAGAAGGGtggcaagaagaagaagaagaagagctaTTCTGCCATCAATGAGGGAAG GAGAAACATCATCAACGTTCACCAGCACATCCACGGAGTGGCCTTCAAGAAGACCCATGGGCTCTCAAGAGACCAGAAAGTTGCCATGAAGGAGATGAGAATGCCAGATGCAAGCATTCACACCAGGTTCAACAAAGCTGTCTGGGTCACAGTGGTAAGGAATGTCCCATGCAGTATCCATGTACAGTTGTCCAGAAAATGTAATGAGGAAAAAGAGTCACCACATAAGTTCTATACATTGGTTACTTATGTACTAGGCACCGTTTTCAAAAATCTACAGATAGTCAATGTGGATGAAAACTAG